The following are from one region of the Coffea eugenioides isolate CCC68of chromosome 2, Ceug_1.0, whole genome shotgun sequence genome:
- the LOC113763726 gene encoding serine/arginine-rich splicing factor SC35 isoform X1 — MSHFGRSGPPDIADTYSLLALNITFRTNADDLFPLFDRYGKVVDIFIPRDRRTGESRGFAFVRYKYADEAQKAVDRLDGKLVDGREIAVQFAKYGPNAERIHKGRIVEKLPRSRFRSRSRSPRRRYRDDYHRGRDYWRRSRSRSWDSYESDRNRDDYHRGRDYRRRSRSRSWDSYESDKYRGRGRDYNYRSRGRDYHYRSRSRSASPYDRSHRRGHYDDESPEYDRIRGRGRHDKRRMSSSISSESASLRRRSPSSQSDISPRSASSPRNGTGALTHNDLYSTAQSLSPQGRAADSQSLSPLNLEKVVS, encoded by the exons ATGTCACACTTCGGAAGGTCAGGTCCGCCGGACATCGCCGACACCTATTCTCTTCTTGCCCTCAACATAACGTTCC GCACGAACGCTGATGATCTCTTTCCGCTGTTCGATAGGTATGGAAAGGTTGTTGATATCTTTATCCCTAGAGACCGAAG GACTGGTGAGTCACGAGGGTTTGCATTTGTCCGCTATAAGTATGCAGATGAAGCCCAAAAAGCAGTGGATAGACTAGATG GGAAATTGGTTGATGGAAGAGAAATTGCTGTCCAGTTTGCAAAATATGGGCCAAATGCAGAGAGGAT CCACAAAGGGAGGATTGTTGAAAAGTTGCCCAGAAGCAGGTTCAGGTCAAGAAGTCGAAGTCCTCGACGAAG GTATCGGGATGATTATCATAGGGGCAGAGATTACTGGCGGAGAAGTCGGAGCAGAAGTTGGGACAGCTATGAGAGTGATAG GAATCGGGATGATTATCATAGGGGCAGAGATTACCGGAGGAGAAGTCGGAGCAGAAGTTGGGACAGTTATGAGAGTGACAAGTATCGAGGCAGGGGACGAGATTACAATTATCGAAGCAGGGGACGAGATTACCATTATCGAAGCAGGAGCCGTAGTGCAAGTCCATATGATAGAAGCCATAGGAGGGGTCATTATGATGATGAAAGTCCAGAATATGATAGAATTCGTGGCAGGGGTCGACATGATAAACGCAGGATGAGTAGTAGTATATCTTCTGAAAG TGCATCGCTGCGCCGGCGTAGCCCCAGCTCTCAGAGTGATATATCACCACGGAGCGCATCATCCCCCAGGAATGGTACTGGTGCTCTAACCCATAATGATCTGTACTCCACTGCTCAAAGCTTGTCTCCACAAGGCCGAGCTGCTGATTCACAAAGCCTCTCTCCCCTCAATTTAGAGAAGGTCGTATCCTGA
- the LOC113763726 gene encoding serine/arginine-rich splicing factor SC35 isoform X4, giving the protein MSHFGRSGPPDIADTYSLLALNITFRTNADDLFPLFDRYGKVVDIFIPRDRRTGESRGFAFVRYKYADEAQKAVDRLDGKLVDGREIAVQFAKYGPNAERIHKGRIVEKLPRSRFRSRSRSPRRRNRDDYHRGRDYRRRSRSRSWDSYESDKYRGRGRDYNYRSRGRDYHYRSRSRSASPYDRSHRRGHYDDESPEYDRIRGRGRHDKRRMSSSISSESASLRRRSPSSQSDISPRSASSPRNGTGALTHNDLYSTAQSLSPQGRAADSQSLSPLNLEKVVS; this is encoded by the exons ATGTCACACTTCGGAAGGTCAGGTCCGCCGGACATCGCCGACACCTATTCTCTTCTTGCCCTCAACATAACGTTCC GCACGAACGCTGATGATCTCTTTCCGCTGTTCGATAGGTATGGAAAGGTTGTTGATATCTTTATCCCTAGAGACCGAAG GACTGGTGAGTCACGAGGGTTTGCATTTGTCCGCTATAAGTATGCAGATGAAGCCCAAAAAGCAGTGGATAGACTAGATG GGAAATTGGTTGATGGAAGAGAAATTGCTGTCCAGTTTGCAAAATATGGGCCAAATGCAGAGAGGAT CCACAAAGGGAGGATTGTTGAAAAGTTGCCCAGAAGCAGGTTCAGGTCAAGAAGTCGAAGTCCTCGACGAAG GAATCGGGATGATTATCATAGGGGCAGAGATTACCGGAGGAGAAGTCGGAGCAGAAGTTGGGACAGTTATGAGAGTGACAAGTATCGAGGCAGGGGACGAGATTACAATTATCGAAGCAGGGGACGAGATTACCATTATCGAAGCAGGAGCCGTAGTGCAAGTCCATATGATAGAAGCCATAGGAGGGGTCATTATGATGATGAAAGTCCAGAATATGATAGAATTCGTGGCAGGGGTCGACATGATAAACGCAGGATGAGTAGTAGTATATCTTCTGAAAG TGCATCGCTGCGCCGGCGTAGCCCCAGCTCTCAGAGTGATATATCACCACGGAGCGCATCATCCCCCAGGAATGGTACTGGTGCTCTAACCCATAATGATCTGTACTCCACTGCTCAAAGCTTGTCTCCACAAGGCCGAGCTGCTGATTCACAAAGCCTCTCTCCCCTCAATTTAGAGAAGGTCGTATCCTGA
- the LOC113763726 gene encoding serine/arginine-rich splicing factor SC35 isoform X3: MSHFGRSGPPDIADTYSLLALNITFRTNADDLFPLFDRYGKVVDIFIPRDRRTGKLVDGREIAVQFAKYGPNAERIHKGRIVEKLPRSRFRSRSRSPRRRYRDDYHRGRDYWRRSRSRSWDSYESDRNRDDYHRGRDYRRRSRSRSWDSYESDKYRGRGRDYNYRSRGRDYHYRSRSRSASPYDRSHRRGHYDDESPEYDRIRGRGRHDKRRMSSSISSESASLRRRSPSSQSDISPRSASSPRNGTGALTHNDLYSTAQSLSPQGRAADSQSLSPLNLEKVVS, encoded by the exons ATGTCACACTTCGGAAGGTCAGGTCCGCCGGACATCGCCGACACCTATTCTCTTCTTGCCCTCAACATAACGTTCC GCACGAACGCTGATGATCTCTTTCCGCTGTTCGATAGGTATGGAAAGGTTGTTGATATCTTTATCCCTAGAGACCGAAG GACTG GGAAATTGGTTGATGGAAGAGAAATTGCTGTCCAGTTTGCAAAATATGGGCCAAATGCAGAGAGGAT CCACAAAGGGAGGATTGTTGAAAAGTTGCCCAGAAGCAGGTTCAGGTCAAGAAGTCGAAGTCCTCGACGAAG GTATCGGGATGATTATCATAGGGGCAGAGATTACTGGCGGAGAAGTCGGAGCAGAAGTTGGGACAGCTATGAGAGTGATAG GAATCGGGATGATTATCATAGGGGCAGAGATTACCGGAGGAGAAGTCGGAGCAGAAGTTGGGACAGTTATGAGAGTGACAAGTATCGAGGCAGGGGACGAGATTACAATTATCGAAGCAGGGGACGAGATTACCATTATCGAAGCAGGAGCCGTAGTGCAAGTCCATATGATAGAAGCCATAGGAGGGGTCATTATGATGATGAAAGTCCAGAATATGATAGAATTCGTGGCAGGGGTCGACATGATAAACGCAGGATGAGTAGTAGTATATCTTCTGAAAG TGCATCGCTGCGCCGGCGTAGCCCCAGCTCTCAGAGTGATATATCACCACGGAGCGCATCATCCCCCAGGAATGGTACTGGTGCTCTAACCCATAATGATCTGTACTCCACTGCTCAAAGCTTGTCTCCACAAGGCCGAGCTGCTGATTCACAAAGCCTCTCTCCCCTCAATTTAGAGAAGGTCGTATCCTGA
- the LOC113763726 gene encoding serine/arginine-rich splicing factor SC35 isoform X2, which yields MSHFGRSGPPDIADTYSLLALNITFRTNADDLFPLFDRYGKVVDIFIPRDRRTGESRGFAFVRYKYADEAQKAVDRLDGKLVDGREIAVQFAKYGPNAERIHKGRIVEKLPRSRFRSRSRSPRRRYRDDYHRGRDYWRRSRSRSWDSYESDRNRDDYHRGRDYRRRSRSRSWDSYESDKYRGRGRDYNYRSRGRDYHYRSRSRSASPYDRSHRRGHYDDESPEYDRIRGRGRHDKRRMSSSISSESASLRRRSPSSQSDISPRSASSPRNGTGALTHNDLYSTAQSLSPQGRAADSQSLSPLNLEKE from the exons ATGTCACACTTCGGAAGGTCAGGTCCGCCGGACATCGCCGACACCTATTCTCTTCTTGCCCTCAACATAACGTTCC GCACGAACGCTGATGATCTCTTTCCGCTGTTCGATAGGTATGGAAAGGTTGTTGATATCTTTATCCCTAGAGACCGAAG GACTGGTGAGTCACGAGGGTTTGCATTTGTCCGCTATAAGTATGCAGATGAAGCCCAAAAAGCAGTGGATAGACTAGATG GGAAATTGGTTGATGGAAGAGAAATTGCTGTCCAGTTTGCAAAATATGGGCCAAATGCAGAGAGGAT CCACAAAGGGAGGATTGTTGAAAAGTTGCCCAGAAGCAGGTTCAGGTCAAGAAGTCGAAGTCCTCGACGAAG GTATCGGGATGATTATCATAGGGGCAGAGATTACTGGCGGAGAAGTCGGAGCAGAAGTTGGGACAGCTATGAGAGTGATAG GAATCGGGATGATTATCATAGGGGCAGAGATTACCGGAGGAGAAGTCGGAGCAGAAGTTGGGACAGTTATGAGAGTGACAAGTATCGAGGCAGGGGACGAGATTACAATTATCGAAGCAGGGGACGAGATTACCATTATCGAAGCAGGAGCCGTAGTGCAAGTCCATATGATAGAAGCCATAGGAGGGGTCATTATGATGATGAAAGTCCAGAATATGATAGAATTCGTGGCAGGGGTCGACATGATAAACGCAGGATGAGTAGTAGTATATCTTCTGAAAG TGCATCGCTGCGCCGGCGTAGCCCCAGCTCTCAGAGTGATATATCACCACGGAGCGCATCATCCCCCAGGAATGGTACTGGTGCTCTAACCCATAATGATCTGTACTCCACTGCTCAAAGCTTGTCTCCACAAGGCCGAGCTGCTGATTCACAAAGCCTCTCTCCCCTCAATTTAGAGAAG gaGTGA
- the LOC113761955 gene encoding DNA-directed RNA polymerase V subunit 7 has product MFLQSQLSWNVIIPPESLDSNGLALQKAIIIRLMDDFAAKKATKDLGYFLAVTTLDKIGEGKIRERTGDVLFPVEFSCITFKIFKGEVLEGVVHKILKHGVFLRCGPMDKIYLSHQKMPDYRYVPGENPIFISETSKIEKDVTVRFMVIGEQYVEAEADFRAVVGLNGDFLGPV; this is encoded by the coding sequence AtgtttcttcaatcacaactcTCATGGAATGTAATAATCCCTCCTGAGAGCCTTGATTCCAATGGTTTGGCACTTCAAAAGGCCATTATCATTCGCCTTATGGATGATTTTGCTGCCAAAAAGGCAACAAAGGATCTGGGTTACTTTCTTGCTGTGACTACTTTGGATAAGATTGGGGAAGGAAAAATTAGAGAGCGTACTGGGGATGTACTCTTTCCAGTAGAGTTCAGCTGCATTACTTTCAAAATCTTCAAGGGAGAGGTTCTGGAAGGTGTTGTTCACAAGATTCTGAAGCATGGGGTTTTCTTGAGATGTGGACCTATGGACAAAATTTATCTCTCACATCAAAAAATGCCTGATTATCGATATGTGCCTGGAGAAAACCCAATCTTCATAAGTGAAACATCCAAGATTGAGAAAGATGTGACTGTACGTTTCATGGTAATTGGTGAGCAGTATGTTGAGGCTGAGGCGGATTTCCGAGCAGTCGTTGGCTTGAATGGTGACTTCCTTGGACCAGTGTAG
- the LOC113759268 gene encoding uncharacterized protein LOC113759268, giving the protein MGKLHGNNLGSVVLDHPTPGGGRQFKIWSASFRRIIVDTVRCGTRQHHKHNNIGKLTIQESKPEPDIDLTAVTTLRSELSKGSTSDGRTETKYPANTPPSGSDKLSDLLKLSEKENEPDEEEAEAVKRKVEALEELKTVVKNLQNSSSSGSSQQLEENENHGFLAPDIRVLEAAKEVSRLAKGDSQAKTTLALLGAIPPLVALLDAPPAFGCLPPLVICFNS; this is encoded by the coding sequence ATGGGGAAGTTGCACGGGAACAACCTCGGATCCGTGGTACTGGACCACCCGACTCCCGGCGGAGGGCGTCAGTTTAAGATTTGGTCAGCCTCATTCCGCCGCATTATAGTGGACACAGTTCGGTGCGGGACGCGGCAGCATCATAAGCACAACAACATTGGCAAATTAACCATCCAAGAGTCCAAGCCCGAGCCCGACATTGATCTCACTGCAGTCACAACACTGAGATCTGAGTTGAGTAAAGGTAGTACTAGCGACGGTAGGACTGAGACTAAGTATCCAGCAAACACACCGCCCTCCGGATCAGACAAGTTATCAGACCTTCTGAAGTTATCGGAAAAGGAAAACGAACCGGACGAGGAGGAGGCGGAGGCGGTGAAGAGGAAAGTGGAGGCACTGGAGGAATTGAAGACAGTGGTGAAGAATCTCCAAAATAGCAGTAGCAGTGGCAGCAGCCAACAACTCGAGGAAAATGAAAACCACGGCTTCTTAGCTCCAGATATTCGCGTGTTGGAGGCAGCCAAGGAGGTCAGCAGGCTCGCTAAAGGCGATTCTCAAGCCAAAACCACTCTTGCTTTGCTCGGAGCAATCCCCCCGCTCGTGGCTTTGCTAGACGCCCCCCCTGCCTTCGGATGTCTGCCCCCGCTCGTAATTTGTTTCAACAGTTAG
- the LOC113761619 gene encoding CD2 antigen cytoplasmic tail-binding protein 2, whose protein sequence is MEEGPSRKRSFVEDDDQSNKPPAQKRVRFPKGKKVKTGDYVDDQPGEDGPVRSQDPQLVAKERRRLRSQMAADLLDEENRGMLPDITRAEVQYEDDETFVEDGIQIEPFNLEKEREGGYFDPQGNYVEFLNENEIKDAWLDSIDANKDYAANTFAVPKNDDDVADLSSDDLGKINRRIADSLEPGETVLQALRRLKGTSNNRKEKMSAETKQLFDQLTEDAMMLMDNGDYNVYNEKQETFQREAEGYEKLAAARRQGTSISSGPGKSGSVLDEDFIPNGMDNGKAASVFNMGNGASLNSSAAADNIGDGFDMFGEDDENATFNPVSDGSNLDLSKSSQHSEGGDLQDDYVYDESSGYYYSSRLGYYYDPSSGLYCYAASGQWFSYNEESGTYDEVQQAAYTMS, encoded by the exons ATGGAAGAAGGGCCGTCGCGCAAGCGCTCTTTTGTGGAAGACGACGATCAATCCAACAAGCCTCCCGc TCAGAAGAGGGTCAGGTTTCCAAAAGGTAAAAAGGTGAAGACTGGGGATTATGTGGATGACCAACCTGGTGAAGATGGCCCCGTTCGTTCGCAGGATCCTCAGCTTGTGGCTAAGGAGCGGCGAAGGCTCCGTAGTCAGATGGCAGCTGATCTTCTTGATGAAGAAAATAGAGGAATGCTTCCTGACATAACGAGGGCTGAAGTCCAATATGAG GATGATGAGACATTTGTTGAAGATGGGATCCAGATAGAACCTTTTAATctggaaaaagagagagaaggagGCTACTTTGATCCACAAGGAAATTATGTTGAATTTTTAAATGAGAATGAGATCAAG GATGCATGGCTTGATAGCATTGATGCTAATAAAGATTATGCTGCAAATACCTTTGCTGTCCCGAAAAATGACGATGATGTTGCTGATCTTTCATCTGACGATTTGGGGAAGATCAACAGGCGCATCGCTGACTCCCTTGAGCCTGGGGAAACG GTTCTGCAAGCCTTGAGGAGGTTGAAAGGAACCTCAAATAACAGGAAGGAAAAGATGTCAGCAGAAACTAAACAGCTTTTTGATCAGTTGACTGAAGATGCTATGATGCTGATGGACAATGGAGATTACA ATGTATATAATGAAAAACAGGAAACTTTTCAGCGTGAAGCAG AGGGATATGAAAAGTTAGCTGCGGCAAGGAGGCAAGGCACTTCCATTAGCTCAGGACCAGGGAAATCTGGTAGTGTCCTTGATGAGGACTTCATTCCCAATGGAATGGACAATGGGAAGGCTGCTTCCGTTTTCAACATGGGCAATGGTGCTTCATTGAATAGCTCTGCTGCTGCAGACAACATTGGTGATGGATTTGATATGTttggtgaagatgatgaaaatGCAACTTTCAATCCAGTCTCTGATGGGAGTAATCTTGATCTCAGTAAATCTAGTCAACATTCAGAAG GTGGAGATCTGCAGGATGATTATGTATACGATGAATCTTCTGG TTATTACTATAGTAGCAGGCTGGGTTACTATTATGATCCGTCTTCGGGGCTATATTGCTATGCGGCATCGGGACAATG GTTTTCTTATAATGAGGAATCAGGCACCTATGATGAGGTTCAACAGGCTGCCTACACCATGAGCTGA
- the LOC113763942 gene encoding uncharacterized protein LOC113763942, translating into MEERDKEKAKGSERWTAAITNLSEIAANLDSLQKLLMKKAVYVDEETFAKASLSSEQARTIKVLEQRVETLERELDAAISAAARARNEKRQAEAAQKAAELRALEVTRELENTTKVFELHMEELRAKQEEISKRDNEIKLLEAIIQTLGGRESLK; encoded by the exons atggaagaaagagACAAGGAAAAGGCGAAAGGAAGCGAGAGATGGACTGCAGCGATCACGAATTTATCAGAGATAGCGGCTAATCTCGATTCACTTCAGAAGCTACTAATGAAGAAGGCTGTATATGTTGACGAAGAGACTTTCGCCAAAGCCTCTCTCAGCTCTGAGCAAGCTCGAACTATCAAG GTTCTTGAACAAAGAGTTGAGACCTTGGAACGGGAGTTAGATGCTGCCATATCTGCTGCAGCCCGTGCACGAAATGAAAAACGACAGGCTGAGGCAGCACAGAAAGCTGCCGAACTACGTGCTTTGGAGGTTACGAGAGAGCTTGAGAACACTACAA aagtATTTGAATTGCACATGGAAGAGTTGCGAGCAAAGCAAGAAGAAATTTCTAAGCGGGACAATGAAATTAAGCTCCTAGAAGCTATAATTCAGACACTCGGAGGCAGAGAGTCACTCAAATGA
- the LOC113762559 gene encoding putative pumilio homolog 7, chloroplastic: protein MKDDEELELLLGEIPHAISFNHHHHLRHGHGSDHHHHNLDESLLAQKMTGMMYRMGMYDDVTLDHNNKHTCASPVSGFSLHSDGSSSSLFSGGHSFSDNGSPTTPPVEELQTHSNGGTSTQSHYSDRLWMENKSPDSYFGRKADDNVFDELSLLRNLSRMYVSKEPEDVKLLNLSGRQIFDRVSGGNIGMDLDQHGLFSQYYARGISDYGRIQCPVPGSPLSLDANLLGSRYSLSQSGEPYSHLYGRNGSVSAQFCLTKGLDAHHYVGFPVNNLSGTVTRPSITEAQYYAQRNGMGILSKNDVFHSLDVPQLAPMKTQANVENVNYYRQQRTNACKIVRPHVRVPHGSLEALSGEQSLIIQGESLNYALNRGQERSRHNKGSPYEADVNAHQEKQSLIDGCPQIAGNQVRAQSLRLCCPFSLPSKCNSLGEAQGYIYYIAKDQHGCRFLQRMFDEGTPQDVQVIFTEIIDHVVELMMNPFGNYLMQKLLEACNEEQRMQILLRVTAKPGELIRISLNTHGTRVVQKLIETLKSRQQTSLVISALEPGFLALIKDLNGNHVVQRCLQCLSYEDSKFIFVAAAKYCVDIATHQHGCCVLQRCISHASGEHRENLIAEISANGLLLAQDAFGNYVVQFILELKIPSATTKLVCQFEGNYVHLSTQKFSSHVVEKCLAVCSNEVRSTIIHELLSATHFEQLLQDPHANYVVQTALKVSEGPLHNSLVEAIESHKAISRNSPYSKRIFSHKLLKK from the exons ATGAAAGATGATGAGGAGCTTGAATTGCTATTGGGTGAGATCCCTCATGCAATATCCTtcaatcatcatcatcatcttagACATGGTCATGGTAGTGATCACCATCATCATAATCTTGATGAGTCTTTGTTGGCACAAAAAATGACTGGTATGATGTACCGTATGGGTATGTATGATGATGTGACATTGGATCATAATAATAAACATACGTGTGCTTCCCCTGTGAGTGGGTTTTCTCTGCATTCAGATGGCTCTTCTTCAAGTTTGTTCTCTGGTGGGCATTCATTTTCAGACAATGGATCCCCTACCACACCTCCAGTGGAAGAGCTTCAAACTCACTCAAATGGTGGTACTAGTACACAATCACATTACTCTGACCGGTTGTGGATGGAGAACAAATCTCCCGATTCGTATTTTGGGCGGAAGGCTGATGATAACGTGTTTGATGAGCTGAGTTTGTTAAGAAATTTGAGTCGAATGTATGTTAGTAAGGAGCCAGAGGATGTAAAATTGCTAAATTTAAGTGGTCGTCAGATTTTTGATCGTGTTAGTGGTGGGAATATCGGGATGGATTTGGATCAACATGGCTTGTTTTCACAATATTATGCCAGAGGCATTTCTGATTATGGGAGAATTCAGTGCCCTGTTCCAGGAAGTCCCTTGAGTTTAGACGCTAATCTATTAGGATCCCGGTATTCCCTGAGTCAATCAGGTGAACCATATTCTCATTTATATGGTAGAAATGGTTCTGTGAGTGCCCAATTTTGTCTTACGAAGGGACTGGATGCTCATCATTATGTGGGATTTCCAGTTAACAACTTGTCAGGTACTGTGACTCGCCCTTCTATTACTGAGGCTCAATATTATGCTCAGCGAAATGGGATGGGTATCCTATCCAAAAATGATGTATTTCACTCTCTGGATGTGCCTCAGTTGGCTCCAATGAAGACTCAAGCCAATGTGGAAAATGTAAATTATTATCGCCAACAGCGAACAAATGCATGTAAAATAGTACGTCCACACGTTAGAGTACCTCATGGAAGTCTTGAGGCTCTTTCTGGTGAACAAAGCTTGATTATTCAAGGGGAAAGTTTGAATTATGCGTTAAATCGAGGACAGGAACGATCAAGGCACAACAAGGGTTCCCCATATGAGGCTGATGTAAATGCACATCAAGAAAAGCAGTCACTTATAGATGGTTGCCCCCAGATTGCAGGAAATCAAGTACGTGCTCAAAGTCTCAGACTGTGTTGCCCATTTTCTCTGCCATCAAAGTGTAACTCCTTGGGAGAAGCTCAAGGTTACATTTACTACATAGCAAAGGATCAACATGGTTGTCGATTCTTGCAAAGGATGTTTGATGAGGGAACTCCTCAAGATGTTCAAGTCATATTCACTGAGATAATTGACCACGTAGTTGAACTTATGATGAACCCTTTCGGGAATTACCTTATGCAAAAGCTATTGGAAGCGTGCAATGAAGAGCAGAGAATGCAGATTCTGCTCAGGGTAACAGCAAAACCTGGAGAGCTCATCAGAATCTCATTAAACACCCATGG CACACGAGTGGTTCAAAAATTGATTGAGACGCTTAAATCTAGGCAGCAGACGTCACTAGTTATTTCAGCTCTTGAACCTGGATTTCTTGCTCTTATCAAGGACCTAAATGGTAATCATGTCGTCCAAAGATGCCTGCAATGCCTTAGCTATGAAGACAGCAAG TTCATTTTCGTTGCTGCTGCAAAGTATTGTGTTGACATTGCAACTCATCAGCATGGCTGCTGTGTTCTACAAAGATGTATTAGCCATGCAAGTGGAGAACATCGGGAAAACTTGATTGCAGAAATTTCTGCAAATGGCCTTCTGCTTGCGCAAGATGCATTTGG GAATTATGTTGTTCAGTTCATCTTGGAGCTTAAGATCCCATCTGCCACAACCAAGTTGGTTTGCCAGTTTGAGGGAAACTATGTCCATCTCTCGACACAAAAGTTCAGCAGCCATGTGGTTGAAAAATGCCTAGCAGTATGTAGTAATGAAGTGCGGTCAACGATAATTCATGAATTACTGTCTGCAACTCATTTTGAGCAGTTGCTTCAAGATCCACATGCCAATTATGTTGTCCAAACAGCTCTCAAAGTTTCTGAG GGTCCTCTTCACAATTCGTTGGTTGAGGCAATTGAGTCCCACAAGGCAATCTCACGTAACAGTCCGTATTCTAAGAGAATTTTTTCCCACAAGCTTTTGAAGAAGTGA